Proteins encoded within one genomic window of Cucumis sativus cultivar 9930 chromosome 3, Cucumber_9930_V3, whole genome shotgun sequence:
- the LOC101222301 gene encoding WEB family protein At1g75720 has product MENGSVRFKRAEIDTRKPFRSVKEAVTLFGDKVLAGELYSNRIKQMQGRDEENKERNGVRQLKLGNVAAELEETKQSLSKAKEESMVMAHCLSSLQEELEKTKKELQLLKERELSSLLLNHQSEDVKLLVDQSDSMEFQKKRYVTFANPPAAAVTHLTVPPPAAVEKLDRLSSIRREKNKIKKTLIPLISGMFSKKKGN; this is encoded by the exons atGGAAAATGGAAGTGTGAGATTTAAAAGAGCAGAGATTGATACAAGAAAGCCATTTCGTTCAGTAAAAGAAGCAGTTACGTTGTTCGGTGACAAAGTTTTGGCTGGAGAACTTTATAGCAACAGAATTAAAcag ATGCAAGGGAGAGATGAGGAGAATAAAGAGAGGAATGGGGTAAGGCAATTGAAGCTAGGAAATGTTGCAGCTGAGTTAGAAGAAACAAAGCAAAGCCTTTCAAAAGCCAAAGAAGAAAGCATGGTAATGGCTCATTGTCTTTCATCTCTTCAAGAAGAGCTtgagaaaaccaaaaaagagCTTCAACTCTTAAAGGAAAGAGAATTATCTTCATTATTGTTAAACCATCAATCCGAGGATGTTAAACTTCTTGTAGATCAGTCTGATTCTATGGAATTCCAAAAAAAACGTTATGTCACTTTTGCAAACCCTCCCGCAGCCGCCGTCACTCACCTCACTGTTCCACCTCCCGCCGCTGTCGAGAAGTTGGACAGGCTATCCTCTATTAGGagggagaaaaataagatcAAGAAGACATTAATCCCACTCATTTCCGGCATGTTTTccaagaaaaaaggaaattag
- the LOC101215341 gene encoding gibberellin-regulated protein 11, protein MALPKIIVCLLASSLLVLCFVEADDQMVVGVAASSPTKTQNIDCGGACASRCKLSSRPNLCHRACGTCCARCSCVPPGTSGNYEACPCYATLTTHGGRRKCP, encoded by the exons ATGGCACTTCCTAAAATCATCGTCTGTCTTCTTGCGTCCTCTCTTCTCgttctttgttttgttgaagCTGATGATCAGATG GTCGTTGGTGTTGCAGCTAGTAGTCCCACTAAGACTCAAAATATTG aTTGTGGAGGAGCTTGTGCATCGAGGTGCAAATTATCATCAAGGCCGAACTTGTGCCATAGGGCATGTGGGACGTGCTGTGCACGTTGCAGCTGTGTGCCGCCGGGCACTTCCGGAAACTATGAGGCTTGCCCTTGCTACGCTACACTGACCACTCACGGCGGCCGGCGAAAGTGTCCTTAA
- the LOC101215096 gene encoding ER lumen protein-retaining receptor erd-2.2 yields MKATKRPIQAVATWVRRQPPKIKAFLAVVSGMAALVFLRFVVHDHDNLFVAAEAVHAIGISVLIYKLMKERTCAGLSLKSQELTAIFLAVRLYCSFVMEYDIHTLLDTATLVTTLWVIYMIRFKLRSSYMEDKDNFPIYYVAVPCALLSFVIHPTTVHNIINRIAWAFCVYLEAVSVLPQLRVMQNTKIVEPFTAHYVFALGVARFLSCAHWVLQVLDTRGRLLTALGYGLWPSMVLLSEIVQTFILADFCYYYVKSLVGGQLVLRLPSGVV; encoded by the exons ATGAAGGCAACCAAGAGGCCAATTCAGGCCGTAGCCACATGGGTTCGACGTCAACCCCCCAAGATCAAGGCCTTTCTGGCCGTCGTCTCTGGAATGGCTGCCCTTGTTTTCTTGCGCTTTGTGGTTCATGACCACGACAATCTTTTCGTCGCTGCCGAGGCTGTTCACGCCATCGGAATCTCCGTCCTCATTTACAAACTCATGAAAGAGAGGACTTGCGCAG GACTTTCACTAAAATCTCAGGAACTAACGGCAATTTTTCTAGCTGTTAGACTTTATTGTAGTTTTGTTATGGAATATGATATACATACACTATTGGATACAGCAACTCTGGTAACGACTCTTTGGGTTATTTATATGATTCGGTTTAAGCTTAGATCCAGCTACATGGAAGACAAAGATAATTTCCCCATTTACTATGTG gCGGTACCCTGTGCTCTGTTATCTTTTGTGATCCATCCAACAACTGTGCATAACATAATTAATAGAATAGCATGGGCATTTTGTGTTTATCTTGAAGCTGTTTCAGTACTACCTCAGCTGCGCGTCATGCAAAATACAAAG ATTGTTGAGCCGTTTACCGCACATTATGTGTTTGCCTTAGGAGTTGCAAGGTTCTTGAGTTGTGCACATTGGGTCCTACAG GTCCTGGATACACGTGGACGTTTGTTAACAGCATTGGGTTATGGATTATGGCCATCCATGGTTCTCCTATCAGAGATCGTTCAGACTTTCATTCTTGCTGATTTCTGTTATTATTATGTCAAGAG TCTTGTTGGTGGACAGCTTGTTCTACGCCTTCCCTCTGGAGTGGTGTAA
- the LOC101215816 gene encoding gibberellin-regulated protein 1, whose product MAATKGLMFVLLLIAFAMLLMESGQMVITTQVDNPLPQDIDCGEACDARCRLSSRQKICERACGTCCSRCQCVPPGTSGNYDFCPCYANMTTHGGRHKCP is encoded by the exons ATGGCAGCAACTAAAGGTCTTATGTTTGTTCTGCTTCTCATTGCTTTTGCTATGCTCCTTATGGAATCAGGCCAAATG GTTATCACAACTCAGGTGGATAACCCTCTTCCTCAAGACATAG ATTGTGGCGAAGCTTGTGATGCGAGGTGCCGATTATCGTCGAGGCAGAAGATCTGTGAGAGGGCATGTGGAACCTGTTGCAGTCGCTGTCAATGCGTTCCGCCAGGCACTTCAGGCAACTATGATTTTTGTCCCTGCTATGCTAATATGACCACACATGGTGGCAGGCACAAGTGTCCCTAG
- the LOC101215581 gene encoding AP-2 complex subunit sigma, producing MIRFILLQNRQGKTRLAKYYVPLEESEKHKVEYEVHRLVVNRDPKFTNFVEFRTHKVIYRRYAGLFFSLCVDITDNELAYLECIHLFVEILDHFFSNVCELDLVFNFHKVYLILDEFILAGELQETSKKAIIERMGELEKLE from the exons ATG ATCCGGTTCATACTTTTGCAGAACAGGCAGGGCAAAACCCGTCTCGCTAAGTATTATGTTCCTCTTGAGGAATCCGAGAAGCACAAGGTCGAGTATGAG GTTCATCGATTGGTGGTTAATAGAGATCCCAAGTTCACAAATTTCGTCGAG TTCCGAACACACAAGGTCATCTATAGAAGATATGCAGgattgtttttctctctttgtgtGGACATAACAGACAATGAGTTGGCCTACCTCGAGTGTATTCATTTGTTTGTGGAGATTCTGGATCATTTCTTCAGCAATGTGTGTGAGCTcgatttggtttttaattttcacaaG GTCTATCTGATACTTGATGAATTTATTCTAGCGGGAGAACTCCAAGAAACGAgcaaaaag GCGATAATTGAAAGAATGGGGGAACTGGAAAAGCTGGAGTGA
- the LOC101222539 gene encoding uncharacterized protein LOC101222539, giving the protein MALLTNSFQDHKKPLSNKRRKKHPNPTPPPSSAQSSWDHIKNLITCKQVEVSRVQEPGKRSPAYSKLGSSCSSICSFRDVVHGNAKVVHRADNSPESSSVGQETRLLTRKSANGSSSRSLTAPTPARTKNGGSGSASYNSSSSRGIQLRKLSGCYECHTIVDPSRLPIPRSSICPCPQCGEVFPKIESLELHQLVRHAVSELGPEDSGRNIVEIIFKSSWLKKDRPICKIERILKVHNTQRTIQRFEDCRDAVKTRALGSTRKNPRCAADGNELLRFHCSALFCDLGSRGSTGLCGSIPACGVCTVIRHGFQSKPGGPPGVRTTASSGRAHDSFDCGDGRRRAMLVCRVIAGRVKRISDDAAATGTTTTTATEEENVVSAAAAAASYDSVSRHSGMYSNLEELVIFNPKAILPCFVVIYEALQT; this is encoded by the exons ATGGCACTCTTAACTAATTCCTTCCAAGATCACAAGAAACCCCTCTCCAATAAACGCCGCAAAAAACATCCAAACCCAACTCCCCCTCCTTCCTCCGCCCAATCCTCATGGGACCATATCAAGAACCTCATCACCTGCAAACAG GTTGAGGTTTCTAGAGTTCAAGAGCCGGGGAAACGGTCGCCAGCCTACTCGAAGTTGGGATCTTCTTGTAGCTCTATATGTAGCTTTAGAGATGTGGTTCATGGCAATGCTAAAGTGGTCCATAGAGCCGATAACTCACCGGAAAGCAGCTCCGTCGGACAGGAAACTAGATTACTTACTAGGAAATCTGCAAACGGTTCTTCTTCTCGTTCTTTAACAGCGCCGACTCCGGCCAGAACTAAAAACGGTGGTTCGGGTTCTGCTTCGTACAATTCGTCGTCTTCTAGAGGAATACAATTACGAAAACTTTCTGGGTGTTATGAATGTCACACCATCGTCGATCCTAGCAG GCTTCCAATTCCAAGGAGTTCTATATGTCCATGTCCTCAGTGTGGAGAGGTTTTCCCCAAGATTGAAAGCTTAGAGCTTCATCAATTAGTTCGCCACGCTG tATCGGAATTGGGTCCTGAGGATTCTGGTCGAAACATCGTGGAgattattttcaaatcaagCTGGCTAAAAAAGGACCGTCCAATTTGCAAGATCGAACGTATATTAAAGGTCCACAATACCCAACGCACAATCCAACGGTTTGAGGATTGTCGTGACGCAGTGAAGACACGTGCACTTGGTAGCACCAGAAAAAACCCGCGATGTGCGGCCGACGGTAATGAGTTACTGCGCTTCCACTGCAGCGCCTTGTTCTGCGACCTTGGCTCACGTGGCTCAACCGGCTTGTGTGGCTCGATTCCCGCCTGCGGTGTCTGCACTGTCATCCGTCATGGATTCCAGTCTAAACCCGGTGGCCCCCCTGGCGTACGCACCACCGCTAGTAGTGGCAGGGCCCACGATTCCTTCGACTGCGGCGACGGACGACGACGGGCGATGTTGGTGTGCCGTGTCATCGCCGGCAGAGTCAAGCGGATCTCGGACGATGCTGCCGCCACTGGGACGACGACGACAACGGCTACGGAAGAGGAGAATGTGGTGTCGGCAGCGGCGGCGGCTGCCTCATACGACTCTGTTTCACGGCACTCCGGGATGTACTCGAATCTGGAGGAGTTGGTTATTTTCAATCCAAAGGCTATCCTTCCTTGTTTCGTTGTGATCTACGAAGCGCTCCaaacctaa
- the LOC101216058 gene encoding hexokinase-2, chloroplastic, whose protein sequence is MSVAAVGSLPPLRSPTWIARPRFTMAVGSKAVSVSPILTKFQKDCDTPLPVLRHVADSMANDMRAGLAVDGGSDLKMILSYVDTLPSGNEEGLFYALDLGGTNFRVLRVQLGGKEERVIATEFEQVSIPQHLMFATSQELFDFIASGLEKFVESEGDRFHLSPGRKRETGFTFSFPVKQISIDSGILIKWTKGFAVSGVAGKDVVACLNEAMERRGLDMRVSALVNDTVGTLAGARYYDDDVVAAVILGTGTNACYIERKNAIPKLQGQGSSSGKTIVNTEWGAYSNGLPLSVFDREMDAASINPGEQIFEKTIAGMYLGEIARRVLLAMAEFSPLFGKSIPEKLSRQFILSTPDLCAMHQDVSNDLQAVGSILYNVFGVESDLSARKIVVEVCDTIAKRGGRLAGAGIVGILKKIEDFEEVKAGKRRVVAMDGGLYENYPQYRKYLKEGVTELLGTELAKNVAIEHTKDGSGIGAALLAASNSIYRT, encoded by the exons ATGTCGGTCGCTGCGGTTGGATCTCTCCCTCCACTAAGATCTCCCACATGGATCGCCCGCCCTCGCTTCACCATGGCCGTCGGATCCAAAGCCGTCTCTGTTTCCCCAATTTTGACTAAGTTTCAGAAGGATTGCGACACCCCTTTGCCGGTATTGCGCCACGTGGCGGATTCAATGGCCAATGATATGAGAGCTGGGCTCGCTGTCGACGGTGGCAGTGATCTAAAGATGATTCTTAGCTATGTCGACACTCTCCCTAGTGG aaatgaggaAGGATTGTTTTATGCATTGGATCTTGGTGGCACCAATTTTCGAGTGCTTAGAGTTCAATTGGGTGGCAAAGAAGAACGTGTTATTGCTACTGAATTTGAACAAGTTTCAATCCCTCAACACTTAATGTTTGCCACATCTCAG GAGCTCTTTGATTTCATTGCTTCTGGTCTGGAAAAATTTGTAGAGAGTGAAGGTGACAGATTCCACCTTTCTCctggaagaaagagagagactGGATTCACATTCTCATTCCCTGTTAAACAAATTTCCATTGATTCTGGCATATTGATCAAGTGGACTAAAGGTTTTGCTGTTTCTGGAGTG GCTGGGAAAGATGTTGTTGCTTGTCTAAATGAAGCCATGGAAAGGCGAGGACTAGATATGCGCGTTTCGGCCCTT GTTAATGATACGGTTGGAACCTTGGCTGGAGCAAGATATTATGACGATGATGTTGTGGCTGCTGTTATTTTAGGCACAGGAACTAATGCCTGTTATATAGAACGAAAGAATGCTATTCCTAAGCTGCAAGGCCAGGGATCTTCTTCAGGGAAAACA ATTGTTAACACAGAGTGGGGAGCATATTCAAATGGTCTTCCTCTCTCTGTTTTTGATAGAGAGATGGATGCTGCTAGTATCAATCCAGGGGAGCAG ATTTTTGAGAAGACAATAGCTGGTATGTACCTTGGTGAAATTGCTCGTAGAGTGCTTTTAGCAATGGCTGAATTCTCCCCTCTTTTTGGCAAATCCATTCCCGAAAAGCTGTCAAGGCAATTCATCCTGAG CACACCAGATCTATGTGCTATGCACCAAGATGTCTCTAACGACCTTCAAGCCGTCGGGTCAATCTTGTACAATGTTTTCGGG GTCGAATCGGATTTAAGTGCAAGAAAAATCGTCGTAGAGGTGTGTGACACAATTGCAAAGCGAGGGGGACGATTAGCAGGGGCGGGAATTGTAGGCATCCTGAAGAAGATAGAAGATTTTGAAGAAGTAAAGGCTGGAAAGAGGAGAGTTGTGGCCATGGATGGAGGATTGTATGAGAATTATCCACAGTACAGAAAGTACCTTAAAGAAGGGGTAACAGAACTCCTGGGGACCGAGTTGGCTAAAAATGTTGCCATTGAACATACCAAAGATGGATCTGGCATTGGGGCTGCTCTTTTGGCTGCTTCAAACTCTATTTATAGAACATGA